Proteins encoded together in one Anaerotignum propionicum DSM 1682 window:
- the trpS gene encoding tryptophan--tRNA ligase, whose amino-acid sequence MAEDKKRIFSGMQPSGLITLGNYLGALNNWTKLQDDYDCLYCIVDMHAITVRQDPAKLRKQARDLLTQYLAVGLDPEKNIIYYQSHVPQHAELGWILNCYTYMGELNRMTQFKDKSAKHSDNINAGLYTYPVLMAADILLYQTDLVPVGEDQRQHLEITRDIAARFNGVYSDTFKIPEAYIGKVGARIMALQEPTKKMSKSDENKNNTIALMDEPSVILNKFKRAMTDSDNQVRFGEDKPGISNLLGIYCAVTGVSPEEAEREFANTGYGNFKVAVGEAVVAKLEPIQQRVKELEANKDYLDSVIKNGAEKAGRIAEKTLSKVQKKVGFPTKIR is encoded by the coding sequence ATGGCAGAGGATAAAAAAAGGATTTTCAGTGGAATGCAGCCCTCGGGTTTAATTACTTTGGGTAATTATTTGGGCGCACTGAATAACTGGACAAAGCTTCAGGATGACTATGATTGTTTGTACTGTATTGTAGACATGCATGCAATTACTGTGCGTCAGGATCCTGCAAAGCTTCGTAAGCAGGCAAGGGATTTATTAACACAATACCTTGCCGTTGGTCTAGATCCTGAAAAAAATATTATTTATTATCAGTCTCATGTGCCTCAGCATGCTGAATTGGGTTGGATTTTGAATTGCTATACTTATATGGGAGAACTGAACAGAATGACCCAGTTTAAGGATAAGTCTGCGAAGCATTCAGACAATATCAATGCTGGATTATATACTTATCCTGTTTTGATGGCGGCAGATATTTTGTTATATCAGACGGATTTGGTGCCTGTTGGTGAGGATCAGCGTCAGCATCTGGAAATCACCAGAGACATTGCGGCACGTTTTAACGGTGTTTATAGTGATACTTTTAAAATTCCCGAGGCGTATATCGGTAAGGTTGGGGCAAGAATTATGGCACTGCAAGAACCTACCAAGAAAATGTCTAAGTCTGATGAAAATAAAAACAATACTATTGCATTGATGGATGAGCCGTCAGTTATTTTGAATAAATTTAAACGTGCAATGACAGACTCTGACAATCAAGTGCGCTTTGGAGAAGATAAGCCGGGCATTTCCAACCTTTTGGGAATTTACTGCGCTGTAACAGGGGTTTCCCCTGAAGAGGCAGAAAGAGAGTTTGCCAATACCGGCTATGGTAACTTTAAAGTGGCTGTGGGCGAAGCGGTTGTAGCCAAATTGGAGCCAATTCAACAGCGTGTAAAAGAATTGGAAGCAAATAAGGATTATTTGGATAGCGTGATTAAAAACGGTGCGGAAAAAGCAGGAAGGATTGCCGAGAAGACTTTGTCTAAAGTACAGAAAAAGGTTGGCTTTCCAACAAAAATCCGTTAA
- a CDS encoding S1C family serine protease — protein sequence MFDPEDMILNNKKNNETEDTKMNEQEMSKEPEITEESETTTQKEIIEGSAVEDELTEEQQVEEEDMETDGCSCGKAPNGEGPSLREYRYEEQVKKTPRKRRNWAKFIAACLIVSVAGGASMGAGYGAVKYYFADEPVVSNTPIIAQKVSSTTGLSAVDIIKGVKPSVVSISTKVSGAAEYFGSFSVPYEANGMGSGVIFYSDDDKVAIATNNHVVNGANSIFVTFEGDASVPAKVVGTKSESDLAVITVSWEALKSAGVKNVSVASFGDSDHLEVGDSVIAIGNAMGMGLSATDGMVSMTEQTINVEGNQLNVLQTSAAINGGNSGGPLVNSAGEVVGINTAKYNSSMAEGMGYAIPSNVIKPIVEDLLENGTQPRPYIGIKGTSITSENADLYKLPVGALIMEVAEGGPAEKAGIMVGDIITSFNGNTVMDMDSLVKIVGETKVGDTVDVHVVRDGKTGHDLKMTIADKNS from the coding sequence ATGTTTGACCCTGAAGATATGATTCTAAATAATAAAAAAAATAATGAAACAGAAGATACTAAAATGAATGAACAGGAAATGTCTAAGGAACCGGAAATCACAGAAGAATCTGAAACGACAACCCAAAAGGAGATAATAGAGGGATCTGCGGTTGAAGATGAACTTACTGAGGAACAACAGGTTGAAGAAGAGGACATGGAGACCGACGGATGTTCCTGCGGTAAAGCTCCAAATGGTGAAGGCCCTTCCCTTCGGGAATACCGTTATGAGGAGCAGGTGAAGAAAACCCCGAGAAAAAGAAGAAATTGGGCGAAGTTTATTGCTGCGTGCTTGATTGTAAGTGTGGCTGGTGGTGCAAGTATGGGGGCTGGTTATGGTGCGGTAAAATATTATTTTGCCGATGAACCTGTTGTTAGCAACACACCGATTATCGCACAAAAAGTTTCTTCTACTACGGGGCTGTCGGCAGTGGATATTATCAAAGGTGTAAAACCCTCAGTTGTCAGCATTTCCACGAAGGTTTCAGGTGCTGCTGAGTATTTTGGCTCCTTTAGCGTGCCTTATGAAGCGAATGGAATGGGTAGTGGTGTGATTTTTTACTCCGATGATGATAAGGTAGCGATTGCAACAAATAATCATGTAGTTAACGGCGCAAACTCTATTTTTGTTACATTTGAAGGCGATGCCAGCGTTCCAGCAAAGGTTGTGGGGACGAAAAGTGAATCCGACCTAGCAGTTATTACGGTATCATGGGAAGCATTAAAGAGTGCAGGTGTAAAGAATGTAAGTGTTGCAAGCTTTGGCGATTCTGACCACTTAGAGGTTGGGGATAGCGTAATTGCCATTGGTAATGCAATGGGGATGGGTCTTTCCGCAACGGATGGTATGGTTAGTATGACAGAACAAACCATTAATGTAGAAGGTAATCAACTGAATGTTTTACAGACAAGTGCCGCAATTAACGGCGGAAACAGCGGCGGCCCCTTGGTAAATAGCGCAGGTGAAGTAGTGGGTATTAATACTGCAAAATACAATTCTTCTATGGCAGAAGGAATGGGCTATGCAATTCCAAGTAACGTGATTAAACCCATTGTGGAAGACTTGCTGGAGAACGGAACACAGCCTAGACCTTATATCGGTATCAAAGGTACCAGCATTACTTCTGAAAATGCAGATTTATATAAACTGCCTGTAGGTGCTTTGATTATGGAAGTTGCAGAGGGTGGCCCTGCTGAAAAGGCCGGCATTATGGTAGGTGATATTATTACCAGCTTTAATGGAAACACAGTTATGGATATGGATTCCCTTGTAAAAATTGTAGGTGAAACAAAGGTTGGGGATACGGTAGATGTTCATGTTGTAAGAGACGGTAAGACCGGACACGATCTTAAAATGACCATTGCCGATAAAAATAGTTAA
- a CDS encoding nicotinate-nicotinamide nucleotide adenylyltransferase — protein sequence MKKKRGIAIYRGLFAVLTNKDFLRRINLKKKTVIAFLEKEYWLEAVDDIIDSKEISCQRVLFYCEKILSSLAKQVPEDGWLTYIFRYLIKGIYPHRNDIILNTNERQSVMFYLEVLRFFLNYERENVPFGLHKDFAFATEKEMENSPYEVQYARFLDCFDKQYIYEIMRIGREVTPFDALAHVAGVHYIAMHIGRQLAKADVPVDLGLISGAAAGHDLGKYGCKDNEVKRIPYLHYYYTDIWFNNNDLSDIGHIAANHSTWDLELENLPVESLILIYADFRVKSKGFEDGKEIMGMYSLEDSFRVILDKLDNVDKAKENRYRHVYSRLEDFEQYMHSIGVNTDLTKDTLSEVFHKELALLDTNETVDVFKNIAVDHNIRLMHRLSREASFGAILETARSARDWKNSRAYLNIFSEYFTYMNQKQKQMSISFLYELMVHREGDIRRQAGDLLGNMIAHYDIAYAKELPPDVNIVLDEVTSFDMWEKYLYMIINPDHKMIDRHRRWLGYGLKRVVTSLLENCKGEVRGKYIASFLEYFKSKDWGEDTAFILIDTLPSIPQCLLNEEEQDILLSFMENYADQESLEIRAAILLNLKDMAADYLKNHKLVESVIRIVERVTIKGNVSLEFLLYMIGEVYGIKDVIRGVSFRRIFEDDRVVSDIFLENLKSATPWKIKIINIELLYERIHQGLSMPKLHVATHLSNLLKISEQVTVRHFAGETLVKLAPLLSWDQRNEVAIELIKGLEIGEFEFSKYIPQYLGEYAMYLHPKELNEFLLEICRLQCSTNERIASVALDTLGVMVRHYEKYSARFPEYIAIYEERKKKIMGMILRGFATYQTNVNREAFWVVGHELFGSNGLTLREKKNIFAFISKKLVTMTDKAEDSELGFFNDTASWNAIYRFISDYLFTKGSFSFQEPNKVAFFPGSFDPFSLGHKEIAKEIRDLGFIVYLAIDEFSWSKKTQPHMVRRRIIHMSVANEENIYLFPENVPVNIANPEDLKRLRELFPGKEVYMVAGSDVVQNASSYKIEPVEDSIQTFPHILFLRETGDDTVQQKKNTYESIQNEVLELKLPTHFEDVSSTRIRENIDHNRDITNLIDTVAQNYIYENSLYLREPQYKQLLETKAVEVSHFSDVEEAEGVIFGSTIPSEMVNNLLDALHREGSGMTVVFDKFGRGKPDGIMVYRHIATTELYSEFENIDTASYIRENTSGKIIMFEACFIRENSKIDDLEQILFTESIAKALKEDYTYGVFSLRSGFVSETIQDVLERQGFLKLINNTTRDIYVVDMKSPITLYHNLQTAIKEPFNSNERVLKTIQETHHRFQRALTKLNPGELVISFDAGMMHNRLIELITKANGVPKEPTAIRGLGPNMCVPFGKILKGIVIPNTVTKVLHTEKEFDREIKSFKIKEFPQYLPLDCQVRMIKSFRRPVILVDDLLHKGYRIRELNPLFQEEAVDIDRMVVGVLSGRGRDLMEIQGRQVESAYFVPCLKAWFVETTMYPFIGGDGVEQLRGRSSNMIDSVNLILPYVMPGFIQDASKEAIYDLSMTCLQNSRDILRTLEMEYQRAFERSLTLDRLSEVVISPRCPDNGSSIRYDYHLPASVYLENDIERLVRLKHLVK from the coding sequence ATGAAGAAAAAACGAGGGATTGCCATTTATCGGGGGCTTTTTGCTGTCCTTACGAATAAAGATTTTTTGAGAAGGATTAATTTAAAAAAGAAAACAGTCATAGCATTTCTAGAAAAAGAGTATTGGCTGGAGGCAGTGGATGATATCATTGACAGCAAAGAAATATCCTGCCAGAGGGTTCTTTTTTACTGCGAGAAAATTCTATCTTCTTTGGCGAAACAGGTGCCGGAAGATGGCTGGCTGACGTATATATTTCGTTATTTAATTAAAGGCATTTACCCACATCGCAACGATATCATTCTAAACACCAATGAACGACAGAGCGTGATGTTCTATTTAGAGGTATTGCGCTTTTTTCTGAATTATGAGAGAGAAAATGTACCTTTTGGTCTGCATAAAGATTTTGCTTTTGCCACGGAGAAAGAAATGGAAAATAGTCCTTATGAGGTGCAGTATGCTAGATTCCTTGATTGCTTTGATAAGCAGTATATTTATGAGATTATGCGCATTGGCCGAGAGGTGACTCCTTTCGATGCTCTTGCCCATGTTGCAGGAGTACATTATATTGCCATGCATATCGGGCGGCAGTTGGCGAAGGCAGATGTCCCTGTGGATTTAGGGCTGATATCGGGGGCGGCAGCAGGGCATGACCTTGGAAAATACGGATGTAAGGATAATGAAGTGAAACGAATTCCGTATTTGCACTATTACTATACAGATATTTGGTTTAATAATAATGACCTTTCCGATATTGGGCATATCGCTGCCAATCATTCAACTTGGGATTTAGAATTGGAAAATCTTCCTGTGGAATCCTTGATATTGATTTATGCTGATTTTCGAGTAAAAAGCAAGGGTTTTGAGGATGGAAAGGAAATCATGGGAATGTACTCCTTGGAGGATTCCTTCCGTGTAATTTTAGATAAGCTGGATAATGTGGATAAGGCAAAGGAAAATCGCTATCGTCATGTGTATTCCCGTTTGGAAGACTTTGAGCAGTATATGCACTCCATTGGGGTTAATACGGATTTAACTAAGGATACATTAAGTGAAGTTTTCCACAAGGAATTGGCCTTATTAGATACCAATGAGACAGTTGATGTGTTTAAAAATATTGCAGTGGATCACAATATCCGTTTGATGCATAGATTAAGCCGTGAGGCATCCTTTGGTGCAATTTTGGAAACAGCAAGGAGTGCCAGAGATTGGAAAAATTCCAGAGCTTACCTTAATATTTTTTCAGAGTATTTTACCTATATGAACCAAAAGCAGAAACAGATGTCCATCAGCTTTCTTTATGAATTGATGGTGCATCGAGAGGGAGACATCCGTCGTCAGGCAGGAGATTTATTGGGAAATATGATTGCCCATTATGACATTGCCTATGCTAAGGAACTGCCTCCCGATGTAAACATTGTTTTGGACGAGGTTACCAGCTTTGATATGTGGGAAAAATACCTCTATATGATTATTAATCCCGATCATAAAATGATAGACAGACATCGCCGATGGCTGGGATATGGCCTAAAGCGTGTAGTAACATCTCTGTTGGAAAATTGCAAGGGGGAGGTAAGAGGCAAATATATTGCATCCTTCTTGGAATATTTTAAAAGCAAAGACTGGGGTGAGGATACTGCATTTATTCTGATTGACACACTCCCCTCTATTCCTCAATGCTTATTAAACGAAGAGGAACAGGATATACTGCTCTCATTTATGGAGAATTATGCAGACCAAGAGTCCTTAGAAATTCGTGCCGCAATTCTTCTGAATTTAAAGGATATGGCGGCAGATTATTTAAAAAATCATAAGTTGGTGGAAAGTGTCATCAGAATTGTGGAAAGAGTGACCATTAAGGGTAATGTGAGCTTGGAGTTTTTGCTTTATATGATAGGGGAAGTATACGGAATTAAGGACGTCATTCGTGGTGTATCCTTCCGTCGTATATTTGAGGATGACAGAGTGGTTTCGGATATCTTTTTGGAGAACTTAAAATCCGCCACACCTTGGAAAATTAAAATTATTAATATTGAGCTTTTATATGAACGCATTCATCAGGGTTTATCAATGCCCAAACTTCATGTTGCCACCCATCTTTCCAACTTATTAAAGATAAGCGAGCAGGTAACGGTGCGCCATTTTGCTGGGGAGACATTGGTAAAGCTTGCGCCCCTTCTTTCTTGGGATCAGCGAAATGAGGTTGCCATTGAGCTAATCAAAGGTCTTGAAATTGGTGAATTTGAATTTTCCAAATATATCCCTCAATACCTAGGGGAATATGCTATGTATTTGCACCCCAAGGAGTTAAATGAATTCTTATTGGAAATTTGCCGCCTGCAATGCAGCACCAATGAACGAATTGCCAGTGTTGCTTTAGATACCCTAGGGGTTATGGTGCGTCATTATGAAAAATACAGCGCCAGATTTCCTGAATATATAGCTATTTACGAAGAACGAAAAAAGAAAATCATGGGTATGATTTTAAGAGGCTTTGCCACCTATCAGACCAATGTAAACAGAGAAGCCTTTTGGGTTGTAGGCCATGAATTGTTTGGAAGCAATGGCTTAACCCTTCGGGAAAAGAAAAATATTTTTGCGTTCATCAGCAAAAAGCTGGTTACTATGACGGACAAAGCAGAGGATTCTGAGCTTGGTTTTTTTAATGACACTGCCAGCTGGAATGCAATCTACCGTTTTATCAGTGATTATTTGTTTACGAAAGGTAGCTTTTCCTTCCAAGAGCCCAATAAGGTAGCTTTCTTTCCTGGCAGCTTTGACCCCTTTTCCTTGGGACATAAGGAAATTGCAAAAGAGATTCGGGATTTGGGCTTTATTGTTTATTTGGCAATTGATGAATTTTCTTGGTCGAAAAAGACCCAGCCCCATATGGTTAGACGGCGGATTATTCATATGTCTGTGGCGAACGAGGAAAATATTTATCTATTCCCTGAAAATGTGCCTGTAAATATTGCAAATCCTGAAGATTTAAAGCGATTAAGAGAGCTGTTCCCCGGTAAAGAGGTTTATATGGTGGCAGGCAGTGATGTTGTGCAAAATGCATCTTCTTATAAAATTGAGCCTGTGGAGGACTCCATACAGACCTTTCCGCATATTCTTTTCTTACGGGAGACGGGTGATGACACTGTGCAACAGAAGAAAAATACCTATGAGTCTATTCAAAATGAGGTTTTGGAGTTAAAGCTTCCCACTCATTTTGAGGATGTCAGCTCCACAAGAATTCGTGAGAATATAGACCATAATCGGGATATTACTAATCTCATTGATACCGTAGCCCAAAATTATATTTATGAAAACAGCCTTTATCTTAGAGAACCTCAATATAAACAGCTTTTGGAGACAAAGGCGGTGGAGGTTTCCCATTTTTCCGATGTGGAAGAGGCAGAAGGGGTTATTTTTGGTAGTACCATTCCCTCGGAAATGGTAAATAACTTATTGGATGCCCTCCATAGGGAGGGGAGTGGTATGACTGTAGTTTTTGATAAGTTTGGCAGAGGAAAGCCGGATGGTATTATGGTTTACCGCCATATCGCAACGACGGAGCTTTACAGCGAATTTGAAAATATAGATACTGCAAGCTATATTCGTGAGAATACTTCAGGAAAAATTATTATGTTCGAAGCCTGCTTTATTAGAGAAAATTCAAAAATTGACGATTTGGAGCAAATTTTATTTACGGAATCCATAGCAAAAGCTTTAAAAGAGGATTATACCTATGGTGTTTTTAGCCTTAGATCCGGATTTGTCAGTGAAACCATTCAAGATGTTTTGGAACGTCAGGGCTTTTTAAAGCTGATTAATAATACTACCAGAGATATTTATGTTGTGGATATGAAAAGTCCCATTACCCTATATCATAATCTACAAACGGCTATCAAAGAACCCTTTAACAGCAATGAACGGGTTTTAAAAACAATTCAAGAAACCCATCACCGATTTCAGCGAGCGTTGACAAAGCTGAACCCAGGGGAATTGGTTATTTCCTTTGATGCAGGGATGATGCACAATCGGCTGATTGAGCTGATTACAAAGGCAAATGGTGTTCCCAAAGAACCCACAGCAATTCGGGGTCTTGGCCCTAATATGTGCGTACCTTTTGGTAAAATTTTAAAGGGCATAGTGATACCCAACACAGTTACAAAGGTTTTGCATACGGAAAAAGAATTTGACCGAGAAATAAAATCTTTTAAAATTAAAGAATTCCCCCAGTATTTACCTTTGGATTGTCAGGTTCGCATGATTAAGTCCTTCCGACGCCCAGTGATTTTGGTGGACGATCTTTTGCATAAGGGCTATCGCATTCGTGAGCTGAACCCTTTATTTCAAGAGGAAGCAGTGGATATTGACCGCATGGTTGTTGGCGTTCTTTCCGGGCGAGGGCGAGATTTAATGGAAATCCAAGGAAGACAGGTAGAAAGCGCTTATTTTGTTCCTTGCTTAAAAGCGTGGTTTGTGGAAACCACAATGTATCCTTTTATTGGAGGAGACGGCGTAGAACAACTAAGAGGTAGAAGCAGTAATATGATTGATTCGGTGAACTTAATTTTACCTTATGTAATGCCCGGTTTTATACAGGATGCGTCTAAGGAGGCCATTTATGATTTATCCATGACCTGCTTGCAAAACTCCAGAGATATACTTCGAACGCTGGAGATGGAATATCAAAGAGCATTTGAGCGAAGTCTAACCCTGGATAGATTAAGTGAAGTTGTTATTTCGCCAAGATGCCCTGACAATGGCAGCAGTATCCGATACGATTATCATCTGCCCGCATCTGTCTATTTAGAAAACGATATTGAGCGGTTGGTTCGCCTAAAGCATTTGGTGAAGTAA
- a CDS encoding lactate dehydrogenase: MKRCEFQQGVMIPVSFPRERSKGFSRLTHFGQLGEVEGLFCLDSNALQEKSQGISQEMKEIYRTDIEQGNATIVNLNWGTLEQWKKRLEKPQQEKKRVHLLALGDVGSTVLTALKLLGGDCIHTLGIFDVNENVCKRWESELNQAAFPWEYDKLPEVVILKEEELFDCDMFVFCASKGIPPVGSEVKDVRMVQFEANKGIVSLFAKKARMSQFEGLFAVVSDPVDPLCKAAFMASNTDENGSFDGKGLRPEQIQGYGLGVMNARAAYYAKKEERFSSFLKEGRAYGPHGQDLVIANSIHAYDDTLSKELTQLAIDANLRTRELGFKPYVAPAISSAAISLILTLRGEWHYSSNFLGGVYMGCRNRTTPWGLELESLPLPKQLFVRLEKAFHGLEGIK, translated from the coding sequence ATGAAGAGATGTGAATTTCAACAGGGTGTTATGATACCGGTATCATTTCCCCGAGAGAGAAGCAAGGGTTTTTCCAGATTGACACACTTTGGTCAGCTAGGGGAAGTTGAGGGTTTATTTTGCCTTGACAGCAATGCCTTGCAGGAAAAAAGTCAAGGTATTTCACAGGAAATGAAGGAAATATATAGGACGGATATAGAACAGGGCAACGCTACCATTGTGAATTTAAATTGGGGAACGTTGGAACAATGGAAGAAACGGTTGGAAAAACCCCAACAAGAGAAAAAAAGAGTGCATCTTTTAGCCCTTGGGGATGTGGGGAGTACAGTTTTGACAGCATTGAAGCTGTTAGGCGGTGACTGTATTCATACATTGGGGATTTTTGATGTAAATGAAAACGTGTGCAAAAGATGGGAAAGCGAGTTGAATCAGGCGGCTTTTCCTTGGGAATATGATAAATTGCCAGAGGTAGTTATTTTAAAAGAGGAAGAGCTTTTTGATTGCGATATGTTCGTTTTCTGTGCCTCTAAAGGGATCCCTCCTGTAGGGTCTGAGGTAAAGGATGTACGCATGGTACAATTTGAAGCAAACAAAGGGATTGTATCCCTTTTTGCAAAAAAGGCTAGAATGAGTCAATTCGAGGGTTTGTTTGCAGTGGTATCTGACCCTGTTGACCCTTTATGCAAGGCCGCATTTATGGCGAGTAATACCGATGAAAACGGGAGTTTTGACGGAAAAGGCTTGCGCCCTGAGCAAATTCAGGGATATGGCTTAGGAGTAATGAATGCCCGTGCCGCATACTATGCAAAAAAAGAAGAACGCTTTTCTTCCTTTTTAAAAGAGGGGAGAGCCTATGGTCCCCATGGGCAGGATTTGGTCATTGCAAATAGTATCCACGCTTATGACGATACCCTTTCCAAGGAATTAACCCAACTTGCCATTGATGCAAATTTGCGTACCAGAGAATTGGGATTTAAACCTTATGTAGCCCCTGCCATTTCCTCTGCGGCGATTTCTCTCATTTTAACACTACGTGGAGAGTGGCATTATAGCTCCAATTTTTTAGGGGGAGTGTATATGGGATGTAGAAATCGCACCACTCCTTGGGGATTGGAATTGGAAAGCCTGCCCTTACCTAAGCAGCTTTTTGTCCGTTTGGAAAAGGCCTTCCATGGACTGGAGGGGATTAAATGA
- a CDS encoding NAD(P)H-dependent oxidoreductase, which yields MKEKLTLVYPRCEDVIRTKRLSALLEEVLEPYEVEKIETVDALHPLQNQRIIFAIPLGISGINLEYFRFLKKMRIDPTFFDGSVGGIIIDGESELYTKSVARGLMFTANKGGCSFPGRAMVEGTKDLLNYNIQAMRLDAGNLTAYHVSAKEMVKRVMAHQQMPKKRGNILVLHASNYSTSNTALLWDMVKEQLQYCDITEISLRNGTIQDCSGCPYRMCMHFSEKSSCYYGGVITKEVYPAILACNAMVILAPNYNDALSANITAFINRLTALFRTNQFYQKYLFSIVVSGYSGGDIVAEQLISALSMNKTFRLPPRFSMVETANDPSSILKVAGITERASAFAQGMMDVLVEKKQNE from the coding sequence ATGAAAGAAAAGCTAACACTGGTTTATCCCCGATGTGAGGATGTAATTCGTACAAAGCGTCTTTCTGCACTGTTGGAGGAAGTTTTGGAGCCTTATGAGGTGGAAAAGATTGAGACGGTGGATGCCCTTCATCCATTACAAAATCAGCGCATTATTTTTGCAATTCCTCTTGGTATCTCTGGGATTAACTTGGAATACTTTCGTTTTCTGAAAAAAATGCGTATTGACCCAACCTTTTTTGATGGAAGTGTAGGGGGCATTATCATAGATGGTGAAAGTGAGCTTTACACAAAATCTGTAGCCAGAGGGCTTATGTTTACGGCAAACAAAGGAGGTTGTTCCTTCCCTGGGCGGGCCATGGTGGAGGGAACAAAGGATTTGTTGAACTATAATATTCAGGCTATGAGGTTAGATGCGGGCAACCTAACTGCTTATCATGTTTCTGCCAAGGAAATGGTAAAACGGGTGATGGCACATCAGCAAATGCCTAAAAAAAGAGGCAATATCCTAGTGCTTCATGCCAGTAACTATAGCACTTCCAATACGGCTCTTCTTTGGGATATGGTGAAGGAGCAGTTGCAATATTGTGATATTACCGAAATATCCCTAAGAAACGGAACCATTCAGGATTGCAGTGGTTGTCCTTATCGCATGTGTATGCATTTTAGTGAGAAATCCAGTTGCTATTACGGCGGAGTGATTACGAAAGAGGTTTATCCTGCAATTCTTGCTTGCAATGCAATGGTGATTCTAGCCCCCAATTATAATGATGCTTTAAGCGCAAATATTACAGCATTTATTAATCGATTGACAGCACTGTTTCGTACCAATCAGTTTTACCAAAAGTATCTGTTTTCCATTGTGGTTTCCGGCTATAGTGGGGGAGATATTGTTGCAGAGCAACTGATTAGTGCCTTGAGCATGAACAAAACCTTTCGTTTACCACCACGTTTTTCTATGGTGGAAACGGCAAACGACCCTTCAAGTATATTAAAAGTTGCGGGAATTACAGAACGAGCGTCGGCCTTCGCCCAAGGGATGATGGATGTATTGGTGGAGAAAAAACAAAACGAATAA